The genomic stretch AGCAGCACACAATCAGCCCCCAACGCTCGGGCCTCGACGATCTGGTACGGGTCGATCATGAAATCCTTGCGGATCACCGGCAATTTGCACGCGGCGCGGGCCTGCTGCAGGTACGCATCCGCACCTTGGAAGTAGTCGATGTCGGTCAACACCGAAAGGCAAGTCGCACCGCCCTTCTCGTAGCTGGCAGCAATCTCTGCCGGTACAAAGTGCTCGCGGATCACGCCTTTGCTCGGCGAGGCCTTTTTGATTTCCGCAATCACCGCTGGCTGCTTGAGTTTGGCCTGGGCAATCAGGGCATTGGCAAAACCGCGCGGGGCGTCAGCGCTTTTTGCCAGCCCTTCGAGTTCGGCCAGGCTTACGCGGGCGCGGCGCTCGGCCACCTCCTCAACCTTGCGCGCGAGGATGTTTTCCAGGACTGTTGGCACGCTCATCCTTCATTCTCCATCTTGAATACGGCCGTAAATGCTCCCAGCTCTTCGAGCTTTTCGCGAGCCAGACCCGTATGCAGCGCATCGTGAGCCAAGGCGACGCCTTCCTTAAGACTATAGGCGTGATCGGCAGCGTAAAGTGCTGCGCCAGCATTCAGAACAATCATCTCTGCCGCTTTCTGACCGTTTTCGGTCTTGCGGCGTCCCAAGGCATCGCGAATCAACTCCAGGGACGCCGCCGGGCTTTCCACCGCCAGGCCATGCAGGCTCTGGCTCTTCATGCCCAGATCTTCTGGCTCGACCCAATACTCGGTGACCTGGTCGTTTTTCAGCTCCGCCACAAAGGTCGGTGCCGCCAG from Pseudomonas fluorescens encodes the following:
- the trpC gene encoding indole-3-glycerol phosphate synthase TrpC, translated to MSVPTVLENILARKVEEVAERRARVSLAELEGLAKSADAPRGFANALIAQAKLKQPAVIAEIKKASPSKGVIREHFVPAEIAASYEKGGATCLSVLTDIDYFQGADAYLQQARAACKLPVIRKDFMIDPYQIVEARALGADCVLLIVSALDDVQMAELAAVAKSVGLDVLVEVHDGDELERALKTLDTRLVGVNNRNLHTFEVNLETTLDLLPRIPRDRLVITESGIVNRADVELMEISGVYSFLVGETFMRAENPGAELQRLFFPERGLPVSGSTLD